From Amycolatopsis sp. YIM 10, the proteins below share one genomic window:
- a CDS encoding FadR/GntR family transcriptional regulator produces MPRRQESPDAVKIRTLPVQVAAHLTRRIVSGDFENGRAPSELDISQEFGVSRVVARETLKILASLDIVDVAQGRRVVVRPRAEWDYLSPLLVEWLPTEIVGELLQELHQMRVLLEPELAAMAAASITDETLDRLRGEIDRMSALEGDPEAYLEVDHEFHMEICRAADNRILDRIMYSARWLGTASRRVTNEAPAGLHRATVDHTEIYEALVARDPAGARAAMRRHLSNNYSTLLAEKEQQTKRAARRR; encoded by the coding sequence ATGCCAAGGAGACAAGAGTCTCCGGACGCTGTCAAGATCCGGACTCTCCCGGTGCAGGTGGCGGCCCACCTGACCCGGCGCATCGTCAGCGGCGACTTCGAGAACGGCCGGGCCCCGTCGGAGCTCGACATCTCCCAGGAGTTCGGGGTGTCCCGCGTGGTGGCGCGGGAGACGCTCAAGATCCTTGCCTCGCTTGACATCGTCGACGTCGCGCAGGGCCGCCGCGTCGTCGTGCGCCCCCGCGCGGAGTGGGACTACCTGAGCCCGTTGCTGGTCGAGTGGCTGCCCACGGAGATCGTCGGCGAGCTGCTGCAGGAACTGCACCAGATGCGCGTGCTGCTCGAACCCGAACTCGCCGCGATGGCCGCGGCCAGCATCACCGACGAGACGCTGGACCGGCTCAGGGGCGAGATCGACCGCATGTCGGCGCTTGAGGGGGACCCCGAGGCCTATCTCGAGGTCGACCACGAATTCCACATGGAGATCTGCCGCGCGGCCGACAACCGCATCCTCGACCGGATCATGTACTCCGCCCGCTGGCTCGGCACGGCCAGCCGGCGCGTCACCAACGAGGCGCCGGCCGGGCTGCACCGCGCCACCGTCGACCACACGGAGATCTACGAGGCGCTCGTGGCGCGCGACCCGGCGGGTGCCCGCGCGGCGATGCGGAGGCACCTGAGCAACAACTACTCCACGCTCCTCGCGGAGAAGGAGCAGCAGACCAAGCGGGCCGCCCGGCGCCGCTAG